The Flavobacterium psychrophilum genome includes a region encoding these proteins:
- a CDS encoding glutamine amidotransferase: MCGIVGYIGHREAYPVIIKGLRRLEYRGYDSAGVVIYDGTDLKLSKTKGKVSDLEARAEKEITLNGAIGIGHTRWATHGVPNDVNSHPHVSNSGNLVIVHNGIIENYEPLKKELIKRGYVFHSDTDTEVLVNLIEEVQKNDNLKLGKAVQVALNQVVGAYAIAVFDKKKPNEIVAARLGSPLAIGVGKDEFFIASDASPFIEYTSNAIYLEDEEMAIIRLDKALKIRKIKDDSLVDPYIQELQMNLEQIEKGGYDHFMLKEIYEQPSVIKDTYRGRLHANEGLIKMAGIEDNLQKFINADRILIIACGTSWHAGLVAEYIFEEFARIPVEVEYASEFRYRNPIIRPNDVVIAISQSGETADTLAAIKLAKENGAFVFGVCNVVGSSISRETHAGAYTHAGPEIGVASTKAFTTQITVLTLIALRLAKAKGTMNNSDFHRYLQELELIPEKVQEALETNDVAQQIAAVYKDAPNALYLGRGYNFPVALEGALKLKEISYIHAEGYPAAEMKHGPIALIDEHMPVFIIAPQQEHYDKIVSNIQEIKSRSGKIIAVVTKGDTQVKALADYVIEIPATSDALSPLLTTIPLQLLSYHIAVLRECNVDQPRNLAKSVTVE; the protein is encoded by the coding sequence ATGTGTGGAATTGTAGGTTATATAGGTCACAGAGAAGCGTATCCCGTAATTATTAAAGGTCTTAGAAGACTGGAATATAGAGGATATGACAGTGCCGGTGTGGTTATTTACGATGGCACCGACCTTAAGCTTTCTAAAACTAAAGGAAAAGTATCTGACCTCGAAGCAAGGGCAGAAAAAGAGATAACATTAAATGGTGCTATTGGTATAGGTCATACACGTTGGGCTACACATGGTGTGCCAAATGACGTAAACTCTCACCCGCATGTTTCTAACTCGGGTAACCTTGTAATAGTTCATAACGGTATTATAGAAAACTATGAGCCGTTAAAAAAAGAACTTATTAAAAGAGGGTATGTTTTTCATTCGGATACTGATACAGAGGTGCTTGTTAACCTTATAGAAGAAGTTCAGAAAAACGATAACCTTAAACTTGGTAAAGCTGTTCAGGTAGCGCTTAACCAGGTAGTAGGGGCATATGCTATTGCTGTTTTTGATAAAAAGAAACCTAACGAAATTGTAGCTGCCCGTTTAGGCAGCCCGTTAGCTATAGGTGTAGGTAAGGACGAGTTTTTCATTGCGTCTGATGCTTCGCCGTTTATTGAATATACATCGAATGCTATTTATCTTGAAGATGAGGAAATGGCAATTATAAGGCTGGATAAAGCACTTAAAATAAGAAAAATTAAAGATGACTCATTGGTAGATCCTTATATCCAGGAGCTACAGATGAACCTTGAGCAGATTGAAAAAGGCGGTTACGACCACTTTATGCTTAAAGAGATCTATGAGCAGCCAAGTGTTATTAAAGATACGTACCGCGGAAGGCTACATGCTAACGAGGGGCTTATTAAAATGGCAGGTATAGAAGATAACCTTCAGAAGTTTATTAATGCCGACAGGATACTTATTATTGCTTGTGGTACTTCATGGCATGCAGGCCTTGTGGCAGAGTATATATTTGAAGAATTTGCACGTATACCTGTAGAGGTAGAATATGCATCCGAATTCAGGTACAGAAACCCAATTATACGACCTAATGATGTGGTTATTGCTATATCGCAGTCGGGTGAAACTGCTGATACTCTTGCAGCTATTAAACTTGCTAAAGAAAACGGTGCTTTTGTGTTTGGTGTTTGTAACGTAGTAGGTTCGTCTATTTCGCGCGAAACACATGCAGGTGCTTACACACACGCAGGTCCGGAAATTGGTGTAGCTTCAACAAAAGCATTCACAACACAAATTACCGTGCTTACACTTATAGCACTTCGTTTGGCTAAGGCTAAAGGAACAATGAATAACTCAGATTTCCACAGGTACCTGCAGGAGCTTGAGCTTATTCCGGAGAAAGTACAGGAAGCATTGGAAACAAACGATGTTGCACAGCAAATAGCAGCTGTTTATAAAGATGCACCAAACGCGCTTTACCTGGGCAGGGGTTATAACTTCCCTGTGGCTTTAGAAGGTGCGCTTAAATTAAAAGAGATATCATACATTCATGCAGAAGGCTATCCTGCTGCCGAAATGAAACACGGGCCTATTGCGCTTATCGATGAGCACATGCCGGTTTTCATTATCGCGCCACAACAGGAGCATTATGACAAGATTGTAAGTAATATACAGGAGATTAAATCAAGAAGCGGAAAAATTATCGCTGTTGTAACAAAAGGAGATACACAAGTAAAAGCTTTAGCTGACTACGTTATCGAGATACCGGCTACATCAGATGCTTTATCGCCGTTGCTTACTACAATTCCACTTCAGTTATTATCGTACCACATTGCGGTATTGAGGGAATGTAACGT
- a CDS encoding glycogen synthase — MEDKRILYVSSEVVPYLAENEVSLMSYDVPKMINDQGGQIRIFMPRYGNINERRHQLHEVIRLSGMNLVVNDMDMPLIIKVASIPKERIQVYFIDNDEYFKRKATLSDEDGTLYPDNDERAIFFAKGVVETVKKLNWVPDIIHVHGWLAGMLPVYMKHYYKDEALFADTKIVTSVYNQGFEGTLDKDMLKKVLFDNVPKDDVAMLEVPNYENVMKASIAHSDAVIIASDNLSDSLVKFVEASGKPFLPFVGKDKFAEAYTNFYRNQVL; from the coding sequence ATGGAGGATAAGAGGATATTATATGTATCATCTGAAGTAGTGCCCTATTTGGCTGAGAATGAAGTGTCTTTAATGTCGTACGATGTGCCAAAAATGATTAATGACCAGGGTGGGCAGATAAGAATTTTTATGCCCCGATACGGAAATATTAATGAAAGAAGGCATCAGCTTCACGAGGTAATACGCTTATCAGGAATGAATTTGGTGGTTAACGACATGGATATGCCGCTTATTATAAAAGTGGCTTCTATACCAAAGGAAAGAATTCAGGTATACTTTATTGATAACGACGAATACTTTAAGCGAAAAGCTACTTTATCTGATGAAGACGGTACTTTATACCCGGATAATGATGAGAGAGCAATATTTTTTGCAAAGGGCGTTGTAGAAACCGTTAAGAAACTTAACTGGGTTCCGGATATTATTCACGTTCATGGATGGCTTGCAGGTATGCTGCCGGTTTACATGAAACACTATTACAAAGATGAGGCATTGTTTGCCGACACCAAAATAGTTACTTCTGTATACAATCAGGGATTTGAAGGTACACTTGATAAAGACATGCTTAAAAAGGTATTGTTTGATAATGTGCCTAAAGATGACGTTGCAATGCTTGAAGTGCCTAATTACGAGAATGTAATGAAGGCTTCGATAGCACATTCTGATGCTGTTATCATTGCTTCAGATAACCTTTCAGATTCGTTGGTTAAGTTTGTTGAGGCCTCAGGAAAACCTTTCCTTCCATTTGTTGGCAAAGATAAATTTGCAGAGGCGTATACTAATTTCTATAGAAATCAGGTTTTATAG
- a CDS encoding pantoate--beta-alanine ligase: MLIFNNKAGLTSLLSTYVSRKSSIGFVPTMGALHIGHLSLLEKSAQENDVTVISIFVNPTQFNNPEDLEKYPRTLDADVEKIKTVSDKIIVFAPSVDEMYDGNTVSGHFSFDGLEHQMEGSHRPGHFDGVGTIVKKLFEIVTPTRAYFGEKDFQQLQIVKKMVEKEAMPLEVVGCPISREKSGLAMSSRNQRLSEDDKTKAALVYKILSEAREKFASESIEDVKSYVNNAFKAHPEFAMDYFEIAAEDNLLPAVIKENKKYRAFIAVFLSNVRLIDNISLN, translated from the coding sequence ATGCTCATTTTCAATAATAAAGCAGGTTTGACCTCGCTATTATCTACTTACGTAAGCCGCAAATCTTCAATAGGTTTCGTGCCTACAATGGGTGCACTGCACATTGGCCATCTTTCCCTGCTGGAAAAATCGGCACAGGAAAACGATGTTACTGTTATAAGCATTTTTGTTAATCCTACGCAGTTTAATAACCCCGAAGACCTCGAAAAATACCCTAGAACGCTTGATGCCGACGTAGAAAAGATAAAAACAGTAAGCGATAAGATTATTGTTTTTGCCCCTTCGGTAGATGAAATGTATGATGGAAACACCGTATCCGGACACTTTTCATTCGATGGGCTGGAACACCAGATGGAAGGCAGCCACCGTCCCGGCCATTTTGATGGCGTGGGTACAATCGTTAAAAAGCTTTTCGAAATTGTTACCCCTACCCGTGCCTACTTTGGTGAAAAAGATTTTCAGCAATTGCAGATCGTAAAAAAGATGGTGGAAAAAGAAGCCATGCCTTTAGAGGTAGTAGGCTGTCCTATCAGTCGCGAAAAAAGCGGACTGGCAATGAGTTCAAGAAACCAGAGGCTGTCTGAAGATGACAAAACCAAAGCAGCCCTTGTTTATAAGATATTAAGTGAAGCTCGTGAAAAATTTGCTTCCGAAAGTATTGAAGACGTAAAAAGCTATGTAAACAACGCCTTCAAAGCGCATCCTGAATTTGCTATGGACTATTTTGAGATAGCTGCAGAAGATAATCTTTTGCCCGCAGTTATTAAGGAAAACAAGAAATACAGGGCTTTTATTGCGGTTTTTTTAAGCAATGTTAGGTTAATTGACAATATTTCATTAAATTGA
- a CDS encoding aspartate decarboxylase: MQIEVVKSKIHRVTVTGADLNYIGSITIDEVLMEAANIIEGEKVAIVNINNGERLETYAIKGNRNSGDITLNGPAARKVQKGDIIIIISYGILDFEEAKTFKPSLVFPNELNNTLT, encoded by the coding sequence ATGCAAATTGAAGTTGTAAAGTCCAAGATTCACCGTGTTACGGTGACTGGAGCTGATTTAAATTACATAGGTAGCATCACCATTGACGAAGTTTTAATGGAGGCTGCTAATATTATTGAAGGTGAAAAAGTAGCTATCGTGAACATTAATAATGGTGAACGATTAGAAACTTATGCTATTAAAGGAAACAGGAACAGCGGAGACATTACACTTAATGGCCCTGCTGCCAGAAAAGTGCAAAAAGGCGACATCATTATCATTATATCGTACGGTATACTAGATTTTGAAGAAGCTAAGACTTTCAAGCCGTCACTTGTTTTTCCTAATGAACTAAACAATACTCTTACGTAG
- a CDS encoding histidine kinase: protein MKNKTLLFLLLFTTSLFAQKKTTEDIQSQKLNAVRQITIVTPASYDAPANKNKKYPLLVLLDGDYLVDPFAGTLSYTEYWNDLPEVIIVGINQNKNNERKTDCRIDKETGLPDEFGEKFFDFMVTELLPQIEKKYRVSPFKMIAGHDLTAGYLNFFLYKENPIFSAYIALSPELPKEMETDLATRLGEIKTPVYYYLATADGDVPKMQKKVKTLDENIKKLSNPTLKYYFDDIKGASHYSLVTYAIPDALYHIFAVYQPITSTEYQEKIVTLKSGYVDYLNKKYDVIQKDLGVKIPVRLNDFRAIEAAILKNGAYEELKTLSDVASKNYPKTTFAEYYTGLYYEKTGDNKKAINAYMKAYSLSEVGEYSKDMMLEKADNLK, encoded by the coding sequence ATGAAAAACAAAACCTTACTATTTTTATTACTTTTTACCACTTCGCTTTTTGCTCAAAAAAAGACTACCGAAGACATTCAGTCGCAAAAATTAAATGCTGTCAGGCAGATTACCATAGTAACACCGGCATCGTATGATGCTCCTGCCAACAAGAATAAAAAATACCCTTTACTGGTTTTGCTTGATGGCGATTATCTTGTAGACCCTTTTGCCGGAACATTATCGTACACAGAATACTGGAACGACCTGCCCGAAGTTATTATTGTTGGTATTAATCAAAACAAAAATAACGAACGCAAGACCGACTGCCGTATTGATAAAGAAACCGGTCTACCTGACGAATTCGGAGAAAAATTCTTCGATTTTATGGTGACCGAACTACTGCCGCAAATAGAAAAAAAATACCGCGTTTCTCCGTTTAAAATGATTGCCGGACACGACCTTACTGCAGGTTACCTTAACTTCTTTTTGTATAAAGAAAATCCAATTTTTAGTGCATATATAGCGTTAAGCCCTGAACTTCCTAAAGAAATGGAAACAGACCTTGCTACACGACTTGGCGAGATTAAGACTCCTGTGTATTACTATCTGGCTACTGCCGATGGCGATGTGCCTAAAATGCAGAAAAAAGTAAAAACCCTTGACGAAAACATTAAAAAATTAAGCAACCCTACGCTTAAATATTATTTTGATGACATTAAAGGGGCGTCGCATTACTCACTGGTTACATATGCCATCCCTGATGCGCTGTACCACATATTTGCAGTATACCAGCCCATAACATCTACCGAATACCAAGAAAAGATAGTTACTCTTAAAAGCGGTTATGTAGATTACCTGAATAAAAAATATGATGTTATTCAGAAAGATCTTGGGGTTAAAATTCCTGTAAGGCTAAATGATTTTAGGGCTATTGAAGCTGCCATACTTAAAAACGGTGCTTACGAAGAACTGAAAACATTATCTGACGTGGCTTCTAAAAACTACCCTAAAACAACTTTTGCAGAATATTACACCGGACTGTATTACGAGAAAACAGGCGATAATAAAAAAGCTATAAATGCTTATATGAAAGCCTATAGCCTCAGCGAAGTTGGTGAATATTCTAAAGATATGATGCTGGAAAAGGCCGATAATCTTAAGTAA
- a CDS encoding DNA repair protein RadA (Sms; stabilizes the strand-invasion intermediate during the DNA repair; involved in recombination of donor DNA and plays an important role in DNA damage repair after exposure to mutagenic agents), whose product MAKLKTSFFCQNCGTQYSKWQGQCNACKEWNTIVEEVIQKEEKQAWKPSNGEVKKAARPLKINEIDSAQEIRLNTGDAELNRVLGGGLVPGSLTLLGGEPGIGKSTLLLQISLKLPYRTLYVSGEESQKQIKMRAERITPSADNCYILTETKTQNIFKQIEAIEPEVVIIDSIQTLHTDYIESTAGSISQIRETTAELIKFAKESNVPVILIGHITKDGSIAGPKILEHMVDTVLQFEGDRNHVYRILRSLKNRFGSTAELGIYEMLGTGLREVTNPSEILISHKEEELSGTAIATTMEGMRPLMVEIQALVSSAVYGTPQRSTTGYNAKRLNMILAVLEKRAGFRLGAKDVFLNVTGGINVDDPAIDLAVVAAILSSNEDIPINKDFCFAGEIGLSGEIRPINRVEQRILEAEKLGFSTIFVSKYNKISLKNTLIDIRLVAKIEDVAGHLFG is encoded by the coding sequence ATGGCTAAACTTAAAACTTCCTTTTTTTGTCAAAATTGTGGCACCCAATACTCTAAGTGGCAGGGGCAGTGCAATGCATGCAAAGAATGGAATACCATTGTTGAAGAAGTTATACAAAAAGAAGAGAAGCAGGCGTGGAAACCCTCTAACGGAGAGGTTAAAAAAGCAGCACGCCCTTTAAAGATAAATGAGATTGATTCGGCTCAGGAAATACGTCTTAACACAGGCGATGCAGAACTGAACCGCGTTTTGGGTGGCGGCCTGGTACCGGGATCATTGACGCTTTTGGGCGGCGAACCGGGTATAGGTAAGAGTACACTTCTGTTGCAGATATCGCTTAAGCTGCCTTACCGCACATTATATGTATCCGGCGAGGAAAGCCAGAAGCAGATAAAAATGCGTGCCGAAAGGATTACACCTTCGGCAGACAATTGCTACATACTTACCGAAACAAAAACACAAAACATCTTTAAGCAGATAGAAGCCATAGAACCAGAAGTGGTTATTATCGACTCTATACAAACACTGCATACCGATTATATAGAATCTACCGCTGGAAGCATATCGCAAATCCGCGAAACCACTGCCGAACTTATAAAATTTGCCAAAGAAAGCAATGTACCGGTAATACTTATTGGGCACATTACCAAAGACGGCAGTATTGCAGGACCTAAGATACTGGAGCACATGGTAGACACTGTACTTCAGTTTGAGGGCGACCGTAATCACGTGTACCGTATACTACGATCGCTTAAAAACCGTTTTGGTTCTACTGCCGAATTGGGTATTTACGAGATGCTTGGCACCGGATTAAGAGAAGTTACTAATCCGTCGGAAATATTAATTTCGCATAAAGAGGAAGAACTTAGTGGTACCGCGATTGCTACTACTATGGAAGGCATGCGCCCGCTAATGGTAGAAATACAGGCTTTGGTAAGTTCTGCTGTGTACGGAACTCCACAACGTTCTACAACCGGGTACAATGCCAAGAGGCTTAACATGATACTGGCAGTGCTGGAAAAACGTGCCGGTTTCAGGCTTGGCGCGAAAGACGTGTTTCTTAATGTTACGGGTGGCATAAATGTTGATGATCCTGCTATAGACCTGGCAGTTGTAGCGGCAATATTATCCAGTAACGAAGACATTCCTATAAATAAAGATTTTTGTTTTGCGGGAGAAATTGGCCTTTCGGGAGAGATTCGCCCGATAAACAGGGTAGAACAACGCATACTGGAAGCAGAAAAGTTAGGATTTTCTACTATTTTTGTATCTAAGTACAATAAAATTTCATTAAAAAACACACTAATTGACATCAGGCTGGTGGCAAAGATTGAAGATGTAGCAGGCCACCTATTCGGTTAG
- a CDS encoding glycosyl transferase, producing the protein MRKRKSGKRIAILVLKIAVVIIILSVASFFAFRNMVLDKAITKITNKMNTEYNSTFTVKSAKFKGFSNIEMEGITLVPKNADTLLQVKELKTSINLAKLLTCDVQLGTLEMKHGFVQLVKNSNGRNFDAFLKNKNKDEEDDSSDGANYADRAYRILNRALNLVPTDMNLTNLTLRLEDMGRKVSLHLGNLTLADKQLESTIGVRGENIVQNWKVKGFADPRNKQADLDFFNTDTTRIEIPFIYKRYGLKSGFDAIHVNVDKIDMSGGELHLDGYASIKNFMVNHKRIANQDVVIDDARFDYRFLFGEDFVALDSTSTMQLNKIKVHPFLKYSVEEDTIYEMKARIPKMQAQDFIVSLPNGLFTNFEGMEAEGSFSYSLDFMYNKNKPNKVVFDSSLKKEGLKIIKYGEADLAKLNTGFTYRAIENGRAQRAVSLTTGNPYYTPMENISPYLRKAVLTSEDPSFFSHRGFINEAFKQSIVKNIRTKKFARGASTISMQLVKNVFLTREKTLSRKLEEILLVYILENNRIASKERMLEVYFNVIEWGPDVYGIGEAAAYYFDKSPSQLTLDECVYLASIIPRPKGFMWQFNEQGELKPHAVRHSEYIKNIMLRRGLLTPEDTIAQSGQVNVIGRARSRIRIKEVNPFENDSTGVQDFLINFTKRAF; encoded by the coding sequence ATGCGAAAAAGAAAAAGCGGAAAACGCATAGCAATACTGGTATTAAAAATTGCTGTTGTAATCATCATACTTTCGGTAGCATCTTTTTTTGCTTTCCGTAACATGGTGCTGGATAAAGCAATTACAAAGATTACCAACAAGATGAACACCGAATACAACAGTACATTTACTGTAAAATCGGCAAAATTCAAAGGCTTTTCCAATATAGAAATGGAAGGCATTACTCTTGTTCCTAAAAATGCAGATACCCTTTTACAGGTAAAAGAACTTAAAACCAGTATAAATCTGGCAAAGCTGCTTACCTGCGATGTTCAGCTCGGTACGCTGGAAATGAAACATGGTTTTGTTCAGTTGGTAAAAAATTCGAATGGAAGAAACTTTGACGCTTTCCTGAAAAACAAAAACAAAGACGAGGAAGACGACAGCAGCGACGGTGCTAATTATGCAGACAGAGCATATAGGATACTTAACCGTGCGCTAAACCTTGTCCCAACAGACATGAACCTTACCAACCTTACACTTCGCCTTGAAGATATGGGCAGGAAGGTATCGCTGCACTTGGGTAACCTTACACTAGCCGATAAGCAACTGGAATCTACCATTGGAGTACGTGGCGAAAATATTGTACAGAACTGGAAAGTAAAAGGTTTTGCCGATCCGCGTAACAAACAGGCCGACCTTGACTTTTTTAATACCGACACAACCCGCATTGAGATTCCTTTTATCTATAAGCGTTACGGACTTAAATCTGGTTTTGATGCCATACATGTTAATGTAGATAAGATTGACATGAGTGGTGGTGAATTGCACTTAGACGGCTACGCATCTATCAAGAATTTTATGGTAAACCATAAGCGTATTGCTAATCAGGATGTAGTTATAGACGATGCCCGTTTTGATTACCGTTTTCTTTTCGGAGAAGATTTCGTTGCGCTGGATAGTACGTCTACAATGCAGCTTAATAAAATTAAGGTACATCCTTTCTTAAAATACAGCGTGGAAGAAGATACTATTTACGAAATGAAAGCCCGAATCCCAAAAATGCAGGCGCAGGATTTTATAGTATCATTACCTAACGGATTATTTACAAACTTTGAAGGCATGGAAGCCGAGGGAAGCTTTAGCTATAGCCTCGACTTTATGTACAATAAAAACAAACCTAACAAGGTGGTGTTTGACAGCAGCCTGAAAAAAGAAGGACTTAAGATTATAAAATATGGCGAGGCCGACCTTGCCAAACTTAATACAGGTTTTACATACAGGGCTATTGAGAACGGAAGGGCACAACGCGCTGTTTCGTTAACAACGGGCAATCCGTACTATACGCCTATGGAAAACATATCGCCCTACCTTCGTAAAGCGGTGTTAACCAGCGAAGACCCCTCATTCTTTAGTCACAGGGGTTTTATCAACGAGGCATTTAAACAGTCTATTGTTAAGAACATACGAACTAAAAAGTTTGCACGTGGAGCCAGCACTATAAGTATGCAGCTGGTTAAGAATGTTTTTCTTACCCGCGAAAAAACACTTTCGAGAAAACTTGAAGAGATATTACTGGTTTACATACTGGAGAACAACCGCATTGCCAGCAAAGAACGTATGCTCGAAGTGTACTTTAATGTTATAGAATGGGGACCCGATGTATATGGTATTGGCGAGGCAGCTGCGTATTATTTTGACAAAAGCCCAAGCCAGCTTACCCTTGACGAATGCGTATACCTGGCTAGTATTATACCAAGGCCAAAAGGCTTTATGTGGCAGTTTAATGAACAGGGCGAACTTAAGCCACATGCAGTTAGACACAGCGAATATATTAAAAACATTATGCTAAGGCGCGGATTGCTTACCCCAGAAGATACCATTGCACAATCCGGGCAGGTAAATGTTATAGGCCGTGCGCGCTCGCGAATAAGAATTAAAGAAGTTAACCCTTTTGAGAACGATTCTACCGGGGTACAGGATTTCCTTATTAACTTTACAAAACGCGCTTTTTAA
- a CDS encoding cell envelope biogenesis protein OmpA, producing MRIKTISAGLLALALMTSCVSKKVYTDLETKYADLKKENRTLSDENKAISKERNELDLKSKDLQAQLDKLKSERDKLSKDYASTKSGFDNLQSSYNDLEKSSGETNATISKKNRELLAELEAKQKALTAEQERLNKLKAELQDRSQRVDELEGMIAAQEAGLKKLKETLSKALNGFEGKGLTVEQKNGKVYVSMENKLLFGSGSWNVGAEGKKAVVEVGKVLAANPDISVLIEGHTDNVAYNGSGQINDNWDLSTKRATAIVHILRENKGVDAKNLTAAGRSEFAPVAGNDSAEGKSKNRRIEIILTPKLDEISKMLNEI from the coding sequence ATGAGAATTAAAACAATTTCGGCGGGATTGCTGGCTTTGGCACTAATGACCAGCTGCGTGTCTAAAAAGGTATATACCGATTTAGAGACTAAATATGCCGACCTTAAAAAAGAAAACAGGACACTTTCTGACGAAAATAAAGCCATTAGTAAAGAGCGTAATGAACTTGATCTTAAGTCAAAAGACCTTCAGGCGCAATTGGATAAGCTAAAATCTGAAAGGGATAAACTATCTAAAGACTACGCTTCTACAAAATCAGGATTTGATAATTTACAGTCGTCTTACAATGATCTTGAAAAAAGCAGCGGCGAGACCAATGCTACTATAAGCAAGAAAAACCGTGAACTTTTAGCAGAGCTTGAAGCAAAGCAAAAAGCACTTACCGCAGAGCAGGAAAGGCTTAATAAGCTTAAAGCGGAATTGCAGGATCGCTCTCAGCGTGTAGATGAACTGGAAGGAATGATCGCTGCACAGGAAGCCGGACTTAAAAAACTGAAAGAAACGCTGTCTAAAGCGCTAAACGGTTTTGAAGGTAAGGGTCTTACCGTTGAACAGAAAAACGGTAAGGTATATGTTTCTATGGAAAACAAGCTATTGTTTGGGTCCGGAAGCTGGAATGTAGGTGCTGAAGGTAAAAAAGCGGTAGTGGAAGTAGGTAAAGTACTTGCTGCAAACCCCGATATTTCTGTGCTTATAGAAGGTCATACTGATAATGTTGCTTACAACGGCAGCGGGCAGATTAATGATAACTGGGATCTTTCTACAAAACGTGCTACTGCTATAGTGCACATACTTCGCGAAAATAAAGGTGTGGATGCTAAAAATCTTACGGCAGCGGGCCGAAGTGAATTTGCTCCTGTAGCCGGAAACGATTCAGCCGAAGGTAAATCGAAAAACAGAAGGATAGAAATTATCCTTACGCCTAAACTGGATGAAATTTCTAAAATGCTTAACGAGATTTAA
- a CDS encoding exodeoxyribonuclease III, protein MRIISYNVNGIRAAFTKGFMDWLKQADPDIICLQEIKATHDQVAIHEIEEAGYSYHYWFSAQKKGYSGVAVFSKHKPNNVVYGTGIEHMDFEGRNLRLDFDDFSVMSLYLPSGTNIDRLDHKFMYMRDFNAYVDNLKKEIPNLIICGDYNICHEAIDIHDPVRNAKVSGFLPEERAWLDAFLKNGFIDTFRHFNKEPHNYSWWSYRAGARGNNKGWRIDYALATEPMRERLTRAVILPEAKHSDHCPILVEFE, encoded by the coding sequence ATGAGGATTATTTCTTACAATGTAAACGGTATTCGTGCCGCTTTTACAAAGGGTTTTATGGACTGGCTTAAGCAGGCCGACCCGGATATTATTTGCCTGCAGGAGATAAAAGCTACCCATGATCAGGTGGCTATTCATGAAATTGAAGAAGCAGGCTACTCTTACCATTATTGGTTTTCGGCACAAAAAAAAGGATACAGCGGTGTTGCGGTGTTTTCTAAGCACAAACCCAACAATGTGGTTTATGGTACTGGTATAGAACATATGGATTTTGAAGGCCGTAATTTAAGGCTGGACTTTGATGACTTCTCTGTAATGAGCCTGTATCTTCCGTCAGGCACTAACATAGACAGGCTCGATCATAAGTTTATGTACATGCGCGATTTTAATGCGTATGTAGACAACCTTAAAAAGGAGATCCCGAACCTTATTATATGTGGCGATTATAATATTTGCCATGAAGCAATAGATATTCATGACCCGGTGCGTAATGCAAAAGTTTCAGGGTTTTTACCCGAAGAAAGAGCATGGCTTGACGCATTCCTTAAAAACGGATTTATAGATACTTTCCGTCATTTTAATAAGGAGCCGCACAATTACAGTTGGTGGAGTTACCGCGCAGGTGCGCGTGGCAATAACAAGGGGTGGCGTATTGATTATGCACTTGCTACAGAACCTATGCGAGAGCGTCTTACACGTGCAGTAATCTTACCGGAAGCCAAACACAGCGACCACTGCCCCATACTGGTAGAGTTTGAGTAG